One window of Aestuariirhabdus haliotis genomic DNA carries:
- a CDS encoding LysE family translocator — MDYYLSFGLVMGLTAGLSPGPLLTLVVSETLQHGINAGVKVALAPMITDAPIILVILLVMDQVSSFNNFVGALSLLGSFYILYMAYDSARVKEPTLNDARVGTKSVAKGVLANVLSPHPYLFWLAVGAPAIIKSASVSSIAPALFIAGFYLPLVGSKVLLALLVGKYRNVLNGKSYKYIMRFLSLLLVIFAALLFIDGLKLLELSEIA, encoded by the coding sequence ATGGATTACTACTTGAGTTTTGGGCTCGTGATGGGGCTGACCGCCGGTCTTTCGCCAGGGCCGTTATTAACTCTAGTGGTTAGCGAAACGTTACAACATGGAATCAATGCTGGCGTGAAGGTCGCTCTTGCGCCGATGATAACGGATGCGCCAATTATCCTAGTGATACTGTTGGTAATGGATCAGGTATCCAGCTTTAACAATTTCGTTGGGGCTTTATCACTGCTGGGTAGTTTTTATATTTTATACATGGCTTACGATAGTGCCAGGGTTAAAGAACCAACGCTCAATGATGCGAGGGTTGGGACAAAATCAGTAGCAAAAGGGGTGCTCGCCAATGTGCTCAGCCCGCACCCATATCTGTTTTGGCTAGCCGTCGGAGCTCCTGCAATTATCAAATCAGCAAGTGTTAGTTCAATTGCCCCTGCGTTATTTATTGCAGGATTTTATCTGCCATTGGTAGGTTCAAAAGTGCTGCTGGCTTTACTGGTTGGGAAATACAGGAATGTATTAAATGGTAAGAGTTACAAATATATAATGCGATTCTTATCCTTGTTGTTAGTCATTTTTGCGGCGCTCCTCTTTATTGATGGACTGAAGCTTCTGGAACTTTCTGAAATTGCCTGA